A part of Limihaloglobus sulfuriphilus genomic DNA contains:
- a CDS encoding O-acetylhomoserine aminocarboxypropyltransferase/cysteine synthase family protein: MTDERKLHVDTLALHAGFDFDPVTNSCAVPIYQTTAYVFNDSQHAADLFELKKFGNIYSRIGNPTCDILEKRVAAMEGGAASVAVSSGMAAISSVILTLCQAGDNIVASNSLYGGTVTLLSQNLVKYGITTTFVEGSDPQNFADAINDKTKIVYIESLANPRNNVLDYDRIAQVAHEKGVALVCDNTVTSPILFNPIEHGADIVVHSCTKLFDGQGCSVGGIVVDSGKFPWDNGRYPAFTKPDPSYHGIVYHEQFKEIAFIVKLRTQTLRDFGMCMSPFNAFQFINGLGTLHLRITKQSENALELAQYLEKHPLVSWVNYPGLKSHPDYKLAKKYFPKGKGAILGFGIKGGIEAGKKFIENVKIAKHLANLLDSRTLVIHPASTTHQQLSEAEQLAGGVTPDFIRVSVGAEHIDDIKADFDSALKASQ, from the coding sequence ATGACAGATGAAAGAAAATTACATGTAGATACGCTGGCATTGCACGCCGGATTTGATTTTGACCCGGTTACAAACTCATGCGCAGTGCCGATATACCAGACCACCGCGTATGTTTTTAACGACAGTCAGCACGCGGCAGACCTTTTTGAGCTGAAGAAATTCGGCAATATTTACAGCCGCATAGGAAACCCGACCTGCGATATTCTGGAAAAACGCGTCGCTGCCATGGAGGGCGGAGCGGCTTCGGTCGCTGTAAGCTCCGGAATGGCGGCGATTTCTTCGGTTATCCTCACGCTTTGCCAGGCGGGGGATAATATCGTCGCTTCCAATTCCCTTTACGGCGGTACCGTTACGCTTTTGAGCCAGAATCTGGTTAAATACGGCATAACTACAACATTTGTAGAGGGCTCCGATCCGCAGAATTTCGCTGATGCAATAAATGACAAGACAAAGATCGTTTATATAGAATCGCTTGCCAACCCGCGCAACAATGTCCTGGATTATGACAGGATCGCGCAGGTTGCCCACGAGAAAGGCGTTGCGCTTGTCTGCGATAATACCGTTACCTCGCCGATACTTTTTAATCCGATCGAGCACGGCGCGGATATTGTCGTGCACAGCTGTACAAAGCTATTTGACGGCCAGGGATGCAGTGTCGGCGGGATTGTCGTTGATTCTGGTAAGTTCCCCTGGGATAACGGCAGGTATCCGGCTTTTACCAAGCCCGATCCGAGCTATCACGGGATAGTCTATCACGAGCAGTTTAAAGAAATCGCCTTTATCGTGAAACTGCGTACCCAGACGCTGAGGGATTTCGGAATGTGTATGTCGCCCTTCAACGCGTTCCAGTTCATTAACGGCCTTGGAACGCTGCACCTGCGTATTACCAAACAATCTGAAAATGCCCTTGAGCTTGCCCAGTATCTTGAAAAGCATCCCTTAGTCAGCTGGGTCAATTACCCCGGGCTAAAGTCGCACCCTGATTATAAACTCGCAAAAAAATACTTCCCAAAAGGCAAGGGCGCGATTCTCGGATTCGGTATCAAAGGCGGTATCGAGGCGGGCAAAAAATTCATAGAAAATGTGAAGATCGCCAAACATCTTGCAAATCTGCTCGATAGCAGGACGCTCGTGATTCATCCGGCAAGTACAACCCACCAGCAGCTCTCCGAAGCGGAACAGCTCGCCGGCGGCGTAACACCGGATTTCATACGTGTCTCAGTCGGCGCAGAGCATATCGATGATATAAAAGCTGATTTTGACTCTGCCCTGAAGGCAAGTCAATAA
- the nifS gene encoding cysteine desulfurase NifS, producing MNTYYFDNNATTRVCDEVFEEIKPYFCQMYGNPSSMHQFGGEVGHKIRESRQRVASILGCKQAEVIFTSCGTESDNMAIRGIAEANPSKMKIVTSRVEHPAVLATCRSFTEHGYDVVEVGVDEKGRLDLDELEDAVDENTAIVTIMHANNETGTIFPVDKAAQIAHAKGAVFHTDAVQSVGKIPVNMAESEIDMLSISGHKLHAPKGVGALFVRKGTRFKPYMTGGHQENGRRAGTENAAGIIGLGKACEVAQRDMELENTQVKSLRDKLETAVMKECGQCRINGDPENRLPNTTNISFELIEGESILLMLDQFGICASSGSACTSGSLEPSHVLRAMGVPFTAAHGSVRFSLSKYTTEQEVDFVIEKLPPIIKRLRELSPFT from the coding sequence ATGAATACATATTATTTTGATAACAACGCCACAACCCGGGTATGTGATGAGGTTTTCGAAGAGATCAAGCCTTACTTCTGCCAGATGTACGGCAACCCCTCGAGTATGCATCAGTTCGGCGGCGAAGTTGGGCATAAAATCAGAGAATCGCGGCAGAGAGTCGCTTCTATTCTGGGCTGCAAGCAGGCAGAGGTTATCTTCACCAGCTGCGGCACAGAAAGCGACAACATGGCGATAAGAGGCATCGCCGAGGCCAACCCCTCAAAGATGAAAATCGTAACCAGCAGGGTAGAGCACCCGGCGGTGCTGGCGACATGCCGCTCATTTACCGAACACGGCTATGATGTAGTAGAAGTCGGTGTTGATGAGAAGGGCCGTTTAGACCTTGACGAGCTCGAGGACGCTGTTGACGAAAACACGGCAATAGTAACGATAATGCACGCTAATAATGAGACCGGGACAATATTTCCCGTGGACAAGGCCGCTCAGATAGCACACGCCAAGGGAGCGGTTTTTCACACTGACGCAGTTCAGTCAGTGGGCAAGATACCGGTGAACATGGCCGAATCCGAGATTGATATGCTCAGCATCTCCGGCCATAAACTCCACGCGCCAAAAGGCGTTGGAGCGTTGTTCGTCCGCAAGGGTACCCGTTTTAAGCCATACATGACCGGCGGGCACCAGGAAAACGGCCGCAGGGCGGGCACGGAAAACGCCGCGGGAATCATCGGCCTGGGCAAGGCGTGCGAAGTTGCCCAGCGTGATATGGAGCTGGAAAACACACAGGTAAAATCGCTTCGCGATAAGCTCGAGACTGCCGTTATGAAAGAGTGCGGCCAGTGCAGGATTAACGGCGACCCGGAAAACCGGCTGCCAAATACCACCAATATCAGCTTTGAGCTCATAGAGGGCGAATCAATTCTGCTTATGCTCGATCAATTCGGGATATGTGCCAGCAGCGGCTCGGCGTGTACGTCCGGCTCACTTGAGCCCTCGCACGTGCTGCGTGCGATGGGTGTGCCGTTCACCGCGGCGCACGGGTCAGTGCGTTTCAGCCTGAGTAAGTACACCACCGAGCAGGAAGTGGATTTCGTTATCGAGAAGCTGCCTCCGATAATAAAGCGGCTTAGAGAACTTTCCCCGTTTACCTAA
- a CDS encoding amino acid permease, with protein sequence MQKLKKGLGAIDIFCLASGAMISSGLFVLPGLVFAYSGPSVILIYILASLLALPAGLSQSELATAMPKAGGSYFFIARSLGSASGLFCGLADWFSVSLKAAFALVGMAAFIELFLGYVLNIDTGQGEFLMRIIACGGCIAFSLLNLSGTKHASLFQIALVAVLLVILILFVAFGSASIKVEKFSPFFKPDMGLLQLFSVTGMVFVSYGGFTKVAAVSEEIHDPGRNIPLGMLTAWFIVSFLYFAVTAVTVGVMDAEKLSGSLTPISSAAMLFMGGWGKALLAAAAMTAFITTANAGIMSASRSLLAMGRDKLLPPFFSAISRKNAVPVNSIIFTAVFMMATIILLDLKLLVKTASTLMIILFALVNLSVIVMRMSGLQSYRPAFRFSGYPYVQVFAIIVYIGLILSMGAVPLIISGAFLVVSAAWYFIYVSRAVSQQSAVMHIAERITNKQLKLQSTDLEDELREILLERDEIVQDRFDELVHNCRIIDIPACEHMELFHRIGAEFADFAGNREDYFFEKLCEREEQSSTVIDTGLAIPHIIIDGENAFHVMMVRSIDGIHFSKSPEPVHCVFVLAGTKDERNYHLRALMAIAQITQQKDFMKKWMSARDENMLRNLILLSQRTRHS encoded by the coding sequence ATGCAGAAGCTCAAGAAAGGACTCGGGGCGATTGACATCTTTTGCCTGGCTTCCGGAGCAATGATAAGTTCGGGTCTGTTTGTCCTTCCCGGGCTTGTTTTTGCCTACTCCGGCCCCTCTGTTATCCTGATCTACATACTGGCATCGCTCCTGGCCCTGCCTGCGGGACTTTCGCAGTCAGAGCTTGCCACTGCCATGCCTAAGGCCGGCGGCTCCTACTTTTTCATCGCCCGCAGCCTCGGCTCGGCCTCGGGGCTGTTCTGCGGCCTTGCGGACTGGTTTTCGGTTTCACTGAAAGCCGCGTTCGCACTGGTTGGTATGGCGGCGTTTATTGAATTATTTCTGGGATACGTGCTGAACATTGACACGGGACAGGGTGAGTTTTTGATGAGGATTATTGCGTGCGGGGGTTGTATAGCTTTTTCACTGCTGAACTTAAGCGGCACAAAACACGCAAGCCTGTTCCAGATCGCATTGGTGGCAGTACTGCTTGTCATACTTATATTGTTTGTAGCTTTCGGAAGCGCCTCAATCAAAGTTGAAAAATTTTCACCGTTTTTCAAGCCCGACATGGGCTTGTTGCAGCTGTTTTCCGTAACGGGAATGGTGTTTGTCAGCTACGGCGGCTTTACAAAGGTCGCGGCGGTATCCGAAGAAATACATGACCCGGGAAGGAATATCCCGCTGGGTATGCTCACCGCGTGGTTTATAGTTTCATTCCTTTATTTCGCGGTAACCGCGGTTACGGTTGGTGTTATGGACGCAGAGAAACTTTCGGGCTCTCTGACGCCTATTTCATCTGCCGCGATGCTGTTTATGGGCGGCTGGGGCAAGGCCCTCTTAGCCGCAGCGGCGATGACCGCGTTTATAACCACAGCCAATGCCGGAATCATGTCAGCCTCGCGGTCACTGCTGGCGATGGGCAGGGACAAACTGCTGCCCCCGTTTTTCTCGGCAATTTCAAGAAAAAACGCGGTTCCGGTAAACAGCATAATTTTTACAGCGGTATTTATGATGGCCACTATAATACTGCTGGATCTCAAACTTCTTGTAAAGACCGCCTCGACGCTGATGATTATACTCTTTGCACTGGTGAATCTAAGCGTAATTGTAATGAGAATGAGCGGGCTTCAGTCATACCGGCCGGCGTTTAGATTTTCAGGATATCCGTATGTTCAGGTTTTTGCGATAATTGTTTATATCGGCCTTATACTTTCTATGGGTGCGGTACCGCTTATTATATCGGGGGCGTTTTTGGTTGTATCGGCGGCGTGGTATTTCATCTACGTCTCACGAGCCGTCTCCCAGCAGAGTGCCGTTATGCACATAGCCGAGAGGATCACAAACAAACAGCTCAAACTCCAAAGCACCGACCTCGAAGACGAGCTTCGGGAAATACTGCTGGAGCGTGATGAGATTGTACAGGACCGCTTTGACGAGCTGGTTCACAACTGCCGAATCATCGACATTCCAGCCTGTGAGCATATGGAGCTGTTCCACAGAATCGGGGCGGAATTCGCCGATTTTGCCGGTAACAGGGAAGATTACTTTTTCGAGAAACTCTGCGAACGTGAAGAGCAAAGCTCAACTGTCATCGATACCGGCCTTGCGATACCGCACATCATAATTGACGGGGAAAACGCGTTTCATGTCATGATGGTTCGTTCAATAGACGGCATACATTTCTCGAAATCTCCCGAGCCTGTCCATTGCGTATTTGTCCTGGCAGGTACCAAAGATGAGAGAAATTATCATCTGCGGGCGCTTATGGCGATTGCCCAGATTACCCAGCAGAAGGATTTTATGAAGAAATGGATGTCCGCCAGAGATGAGAATATGCTGCGAAATCTGATTCTGCTTTCACAGAGAACGCGGCACAGCTAA
- the nadA gene encoding quinolinate synthase NadA: MNNIAEKINKLRKEKNAVILAHNYVPGDVQDIADFAGDSLGLSKQAAETDADLIVFCGVHFMAETASILSPEKTVLIPDRTAGCPMADMITAEQLKAFKEEHPQALVVCYVNSTAEVKALSDYCCTSGNAVELVKALPADKEIIFVPDKNLGAFVRERTGRNIILWPGYCPTHVVITLDKLQTVKSQHPDAVVLAHPECPPATWPEADFLLSTGQMLGHAEQSEAKKFIIATEPGIIHALKKRCPDKEFIEACETICPNMKKLTLEKLLWSLERDEYEVKVEKEVAQKASRALMRMLEVLPATSTRKSN; the protein is encoded by the coding sequence ATGAATAATATTGCTGAAAAAATAAATAAACTGCGAAAAGAAAAAAACGCCGTCATTCTCGCGCATAACTATGTGCCCGGCGATGTCCAGGATATCGCTGATTTTGCCGGTGATTCGCTGGGCCTTAGCAAACAGGCGGCAGAGACAGATGCCGATTTGATAGTCTTTTGCGGCGTTCATTTCATGGCAGAGACCGCGTCTATCCTCTCGCCGGAAAAAACAGTTCTAATACCCGATAGGACCGCCGGCTGTCCGATGGCGGATATGATAACCGCAGAGCAGCTTAAGGCATTCAAAGAAGAGCACCCGCAGGCTCTGGTTGTCTGTTATGTCAACAGCACAGCAGAGGTTAAGGCGCTCAGTGATTACTGCTGCACCAGCGGAAACGCGGTCGAGCTTGTAAAGGCTCTGCCGGCGGATAAAGAGATAATCTTCGTGCCGGACAAGAATCTCGGCGCTTTTGTACGTGAGAGAACCGGCAGAAACATCATACTCTGGCCGGGCTACTGCCCAACACATGTTGTCATAACGCTGGACAAACTGCAGACGGTAAAATCGCAGCATCCTGATGCTGTGGTGCTGGCGCACCCCGAGTGCCCGCCGGCGACCTGGCCGGAGGCGGATTTTCTCCTGAGTACCGGCCAGATGCTTGGGCACGCAGAGCAGTCAGAGGCAAAGAAATTTATCATAGCAACAGAGCCGGGAATTATACACGCACTTAAAAAACGCTGCCCGGATAAAGAATTCATTGAGGCATGTGAGACCATCTGCCCCAATATGAAAAAGCTAACACTCGAAAAACTGCTATGGTCTCTTGAGCGTGATGAGTACGAAGTCAAGGTGGAAAAGGAAGTTGCGCAAAAAGCAAGCCGGGCTCTCATGCGAATGCTCGAGGTGCTGCCGGCAACAAGCACCAGAAAAAGCAACTAA
- the nifU gene encoding Fe-S cluster assembly protein NifU translates to MWDYTDKVKDHFLNPQNVGEIENPDGVGQVGSLACGDALKLMFKVDAEGRIADVKFKTFGCASAIASASALTEIIKGMKIEEAAKVTNKDIAEFLGGLPDQKMHCSVMGREALEAAIDNYKTGTTQTHELKGKVVCKCFGITEEEIKRIVRENNLTDVDEVMNYCKAGGGCRACRPEIAEIIEGITGSKADAGEKPYEKPQKLTNIQKIQLIQKCIDEQIRPALRADGGDLELIDVIGDEVIVAFRGMCAGCPSSKITMKDVVEARLHEFVSDDLTVVQEK, encoded by the coding sequence ATGTGGGATTACACAGATAAAGTAAAAGATCATTTTCTCAATCCACAGAACGTAGGTGAGATTGAGAATCCCGACGGTGTCGGGCAGGTCGGCTCGCTGGCCTGTGGAGACGCTTTGAAACTGATGTTCAAAGTAGATGCAGAAGGGCGAATAGCCGATGTTAAATTCAAAACATTCGGCTGCGCTTCGGCGATTGCCTCGGCATCCGCCCTGACTGAAATTATAAAAGGAATGAAAATCGAAGAAGCCGCCAAGGTCACCAACAAGGATATAGCAGAATTTCTCGGCGGCCTGCCGGATCAGAAAATGCACTGTTCGGTTATGGGGCGTGAAGCGCTCGAGGCGGCTATCGATAATTACAAAACCGGTACCACACAGACACACGAGCTCAAAGGCAAAGTTGTCTGCAAGTGTTTCGGCATAACCGAAGAAGAAATAAAACGCATCGTTCGGGAAAATAATCTCACAGACGTTGATGAGGTTATGAACTACTGCAAGGCCGGCGGCGGCTGCAGGGCGTGTCGGCCTGAGATAGCCGAAATAATCGAGGGTATTACCGGTTCCAAGGCTGATGCCGGCGAAAAACCCTATGAGAAACCTCAGAAACTTACAAATATCCAGAAAATCCAGCTCATACAGAAGTGTATTGACGAGCAGATACGGCCGGCACTGCGTGCCGACGGCGGAGACCTGGAACTGATAGATGTTATCGGCGATGAGGTCATCGTGGCATTTCGGGGGATGTGTGCGGGCTGTCCAAGCTCCAAAATCACCATGAAGGATGTGGTGGAAGCACGCCTTCACGAGTTTGTCAGTGACGATTTAACCGTTGTACAGGAAAAATGA
- the purE gene encoding 5-(carboxyamino)imidazole ribonucleotide mutase produces the protein MTETKNASSVAVVMGSDSDLPVMQRCIDQLKEFGIEPEVRVISAHRTPAAADEFAETAPQRGIKVIIAAAGMAAHLAGALAGRSHLPIIGVPMQASEGPCGLDALLSTVQMPPGVPVAGMAIGKAGAKNAAVFAAQILAAGDKDMEAKVIEFRRKQTEAVIAKDKALNS, from the coding sequence ATGACGGAAACAAAAAACGCCTCAAGTGTAGCAGTGGTAATGGGTTCTGACAGTGACCTTCCCGTAATGCAGCGTTGCATCGACCAGTTGAAAGAGTTCGGCATCGAGCCGGAAGTTCGGGTAATATCCGCCCACAGAACACCGGCCGCGGCTGATGAATTCGCCGAGACCGCCCCGCAGCGCGGGATAAAAGTCATAATCGCCGCGGCAGGCATGGCGGCTCACCTTGCAGGCGCTCTGGCCGGAAGAAGCCATCTTCCCATAATCGGCGTCCCAATGCAGGCAAGCGAGGGCCCCTGCGGCCTTGATGCGCTTTTGAGCACCGTTCAGATGCCGCCGGGCGTGCCCGTAGCAGGCATGGCTATCGGCAAAGCCGGCGCCAAAAACGCGGCGGTATTCGCGGCGCAGATTCTCGCTGCCGGCGATAAAGACATGGAGGCCAAAGTCATAGAATTTCGCAGAAAACAGACCGAAGCGGTTATCGCAAAGGATAAAGCACTCAACAGCTGA
- a CDS encoding DUF3859 domain-containing protein: MARKRIESRLRNYGIYTKWDRKSSDLPQIKEFTHTIPAVENIEFGYIANIRGGRGKLLEFTIEHPPILDSEGKELPVFEGTEQISSNDYNFYLGDCVWQPVEEKCGTWTMTISCCGEELERMSFQVVPASGNAAE; the protein is encoded by the coding sequence ATGGCTCGAAAAAGAATAGAATCCAGACTGCGAAACTACGGCATCTACACAAAATGGGACAGAAAAAGCTCTGATCTCCCTCAGATAAAAGAGTTTACACACACAATCCCCGCAGTCGAAAATATTGAATTCGGTTATATCGCAAACATCCGCGGCGGACGCGGCAAACTGCTCGAGTTTACTATAGAACACCCGCCGATACTCGACAGCGAGGGCAAAGAGCTGCCGGTTTTTGAGGGAACAGAGCAGATATCATCAAATGATTACAATTTCTATCTCGGCGATTGCGTCTGGCAGCCGGTAGAGGAGAAATGCGGCACCTGGACAATGACCATCAGCTGCTGCGGCGAAGAGCTCGAACGTATGAGTTTCCAGGTTGTGCCGGCATCAGGTAACGCCGCTGAATAA
- a CDS encoding PEP-CTERM sorting domain-containing protein, with translation MKRLSVLVLALFATMSFGWVPSAVWETVNFSWSGDGGCKVLGSMTYDSDYRTISYSSSSGSGISDLNVSFYDSSNQFLGSFQNVVNNSVNYGGFTISFYTEELTFGDDVDIVAFGSNIYTLQYITSEPHFILNNAQTSEILDSSSKGLVVAPEPATMAILGLGGLFLCRKSKV, from the coding sequence ATGAAGAGATTATCAGTGTTAGTATTGGCTTTATTTGCCACAATGTCTTTCGGGTGGGTGCCTTCTGCCGTCTGGGAAACAGTCAATTTTTCCTGGTCGGGTGATGGCGGCTGCAAGGTGCTCGGTTCAATGACGTATGATTCCGATTACCGCACAATCTCATATTCGAGCAGTTCCGGCAGCGGAATCAGCGACCTCAACGTAAGTTTTTATGATTCTTCTAATCAATTTCTGGGTTCTTTCCAAAATGTTGTGAACAATTCAGTCAACTACGGTGGTTTTACGATCTCTTTCTATACCGAGGAGCTGACTTTCGGCGACGATGTAGATATTGTTGCCTTTGGTTCAAATATTTATACACTTCAATACATCACATCGGAGCCTCATTTCATACTTAATAATGCACAGACATCCGAGATACTGGACAGTTCATCCAAAGGGTTGGTTGTTGCACCGGAACCGGCGACAATGGCTATCCTGGGCCTGGGCGGGCTATTTCTATGCAGAAAAAGCAAAGTATAA
- the epsC gene encoding serine O-acetyltransferase EpsC: MKNNELKKYVDKISATYKDDKGINFIDVNNLPQREKIIEILELIMEVVFPGYTGKRPVTKWNINYILGDIISQVYTDLVDQSEKALQHLCRIKKDCDRSQCRQMAQKAVDHLLNELPNIREILKTDVNSAYDGDPAAQSFEEIIISYPGIIAIATHRVAHELYKSNIPLIPRIMSEYAHKTTGIDIHPGAEIGANFFIDHGTGVVIGETAVIGSNVKIYQGVTLGALSFPKDERGRVIKGGKRHPTIEDNVTIYAEATILGDVVIGRDSVIGGNTWVKDPVPAGHRAVITHTGTAIRKPGSKKPRTKNNE; encoded by the coding sequence ATGAAAAATAATGAACTTAAAAAATACGTAGATAAGATATCTGCGACATATAAAGACGACAAGGGCATCAATTTTATTGATGTTAACAATCTTCCCCAGCGCGAGAAGATTATAGAGATTCTCGAGCTGATTATGGAAGTTGTATTCCCCGGCTATACCGGCAAACGCCCTGTTACAAAGTGGAATATCAACTATATTCTCGGTGACATAATCAGCCAGGTATATACAGACCTTGTCGATCAGTCCGAAAAGGCTTTGCAGCATCTTTGCAGAATCAAAAAAGACTGCGACCGCAGCCAGTGCAGGCAAATGGCTCAAAAGGCAGTTGACCATCTGCTCAATGAGCTGCCCAATATTCGCGAAATCTTAAAGACAGATGTAAATTCAGCTTACGACGGCGACCCGGCGGCTCAGTCGTTTGAAGAGATAATAATAAGCTACCCGGGAATCATAGCCATTGCCACCCACCGGGTAGCCCATGAGCTCTACAAATCAAATATCCCGCTGATACCCCGTATAATGAGTGAATATGCCCACAAAACTACGGGCATTGATATTCACCCGGGGGCCGAAATTGGCGCGAATTTCTTTATTGATCACGGCACAGGTGTCGTGATTGGCGAGACTGCTGTTATCGGCAGTAATGTCAAAATATACCAGGGTGTAACACTTGGAGCCCTGAGTTTTCCTAAGGATGAGCGGGGCCGCGTTATAAAAGGCGGTAAGCGCCACCCGACGATAGAGGATAACGTCACTATCTATGCAGAAGCAACGATCCTGGGTGATGTTGTTATCGGCAGAGATTCGGTTATCGGCGGCAACACCTGGGTCAAGGATCCCGTGCCCGCCGGACACAGGGCGGTCATAACACACACGGGAACTGCCATCAGAAAACCTGGAAGCAAAAAACCCCGGACAAAAAACAATGAATAA
- the cysK gene encoding cysteine synthase A: MSIYENITQCVGNTPLVKIITGAANAELLGKCEFMNPCSSVKDRIGLAMIEDAEKRGLLDRRTIIVEPTSGNTGIALAFVCASKGYRLILTMPESMSIERRRLLAMLGAELVLTPADQGMKGAIDEAKKITLESGDAFMPSQFTNPANPKVHAATTAREILRDTDGKVDYFVAGVGTGGTLTGCGSVLKEKNPDVKVIAVEPVDSPVISGGDPGPHKIQGIGAGFIPDNLNMDIIDEVIQVDFDDACKTARKIASAEGLLVGISAGANVWAAQQIAAREDSDGKIIVTILCDTAERYLSTDLFAGLS; this comes from the coding sequence ATGAGTATTTATGAGAACATAACACAATGTGTCGGCAATACGCCGCTTGTAAAAATAATAACCGGCGCCGCCAATGCGGAGCTGCTGGGCAAATGTGAGTTTATGAACCCATGCTCAAGCGTGAAAGACCGGATCGGTCTTGCAATGATAGAAGACGCGGAAAAACGCGGCCTTCTTGACAGGCGCACAATCATAGTAGAGCCGACCAGCGGCAATACAGGAATTGCGCTTGCATTTGTTTGTGCCAGCAAAGGTTACAGGCTTATTTTGACAATGCCCGAATCGATGAGCATAGAACGCAGACGGCTGCTGGCGATGCTTGGAGCCGAACTTGTATTGACCCCGGCCGACCAGGGCATGAAGGGTGCTATTGATGAGGCCAAGAAAATTACGCTTGAGTCCGGTGACGCGTTTATGCCCAGCCAGTTCACGAACCCTGCCAACCCAAAGGTTCATGCCGCGACAACTGCCCGGGAGATACTTCGGGATACCGACGGCAAGGTGGATTATTTTGTTGCCGGAGTAGGCACCGGCGGAACGCTTACCGGCTGCGGAAGTGTCCTGAAAGAGAAAAATCCCGACGTAAAAGTCATTGCCGTTGAGCCTGTTGATTCTCCGGTAATATCCGGCGGCGACCCAGGGCCGCATAAAATACAGGGTATCGGTGCAGGTTTTATCCCGGATAACCTCAATATGGATATTATTGATGAAGTTATTCAGGTAGATTTCGACGATGCCTGCAAGACCGCCCGCAAGATTGCCTCTGCTGAGGGACTTCTTGTCGGTATCAGCGCCGGTGCAAACGTGTGGGCGGCCCAGCAGATAGCAGCCAGAGAAGACAGCGACGGCAAGATAATAGTAACAATCCTCTGTGATACCGCAGAGAGGTATCTTTCTACAGACCTTTTCGCGGGGCTGAGTTAA